One region of Xylanimonas ulmi genomic DNA includes:
- a CDS encoding endonuclease/exonuclease/phosphatase family protein encodes MSVRLATFNVRHARLPDETSDALALGRAVAGLDADVVALQEVDRHQVRSGGADLARVAAEAMGALDYRFAATIAGRVEPPRPGRGAPPEAPDPAEALAPLATARGRALPGAAAQVLRSPAGRAAARAYLSTWVSRHRARGDEPDAAPAYGVALLSRVPVREWRRVRLPLGALWPFGRLQLGHDEPRVALAAVVETPDGPLTVVTTHLSTGTTWNRRQLRWLVRRLRGAPRPLVLLGDLNIRDDEPAAITGWRELVDAPTYPRQRPRLRIDHVLVDDGVAPGSAPRPAVRSLGPARTLDLGISDHRAVVVDLARAAGAARAAM; translated from the coding sequence ATGAGCGTGCGCCTGGCGACCTTCAACGTGCGGCACGCGCGGCTGCCCGACGAGACGAGCGACGCACTGGCGTTGGGGCGCGCGGTGGCCGGGCTCGACGCCGACGTCGTCGCGCTCCAGGAGGTCGACCGCCACCAGGTCCGCTCAGGCGGCGCGGACCTCGCGCGAGTGGCCGCCGAGGCCATGGGCGCGCTCGACTACCGCTTCGCCGCCACGATCGCCGGGCGCGTCGAGCCGCCCCGCCCCGGCCGCGGGGCGCCGCCGGAGGCGCCCGACCCCGCCGAGGCGCTCGCCCCGCTCGCCACCGCCCGCGGGCGCGCGCTGCCCGGGGCGGCCGCGCAGGTGCTGCGCTCCCCCGCGGGTCGCGCCGCCGCGCGCGCCTACCTCTCCACGTGGGTCTCACGCCACCGTGCCCGCGGCGACGAGCCCGACGCCGCGCCCGCCTACGGCGTCGCGCTGCTCTCGCGCGTGCCCGTGCGTGAGTGGCGGCGCGTGCGGCTCCCCCTCGGGGCGTTGTGGCCGTTCGGGCGCCTGCAACTCGGCCATGACGAGCCGCGCGTCGCGCTCGCGGCCGTCGTCGAGACGCCGGACGGGCCGCTCACCGTCGTGACGACGCACCTGTCGACCGGCACGACCTGGAACCGGCGTCAGCTGCGCTGGCTGGTGCGGCGCCTGCGCGGCGCCCCGCGTCCGCTGGTGCTGCTGGGCGACCTCAACATCCGCGACGACGAGCCCGCCGCCATCACGGGCTGGCGCGAGCTCGTCGACGCGCCCACCTACCCGCGCCAGCGCCCCCGCCTGCGCATCGACCACGTCCTGGTCGACGACGGCGTGGCGCCCGGGTCCGCACCGCGCCCCGCCGTGCGCTCCCTCGGCCCTGCGCGCACGCTCGACCTGGGGATCAGCGACCACCGCGCCGTTGTCGTCGACCTGGCGCGGGCCGCAGGAGCGGCGCGCGCGGCGATGTGA
- a CDS encoding LysR family transcriptional regulator — MPTDPRRLAFLLAVHRAGGVLAAADLLHVTPSAVSQQIARLEAEEGFAVLDRGPRGVTLTPAGRVLADAAERIEAELIEARQAIVALGDGVSGRVAIGAFQTAIRAVVAPALAPLADRYPGVQLDVREYEPAEAVRKLRGGDLDLVVLERDSEMKNPAPRGSQDVMLLDEPWRLVIPAGMAAPEHVGDLARLTFVASDTGTAADRALQRVAHSLGTTIATVHSTYDFDTTLALVAAGQGVALLPALALEAMAVNDSLRIVRLPGLGERQLFVRHRSSRHEPGPAVRAVVEVMTEVASRLQLA, encoded by the coding sequence ATGCCAACCGACCCCCGCCGACTCGCATTCCTGCTGGCCGTCCATCGTGCCGGAGGCGTGCTCGCCGCCGCCGACTTGTTGCACGTCACGCCCTCTGCCGTGTCGCAACAGATCGCCCGCTTGGAGGCCGAGGAGGGGTTCGCGGTGCTCGACCGTGGGCCCCGCGGCGTCACGCTCACCCCGGCCGGACGCGTGCTGGCTGACGCCGCCGAGCGCATCGAGGCCGAGCTCATCGAGGCCCGCCAGGCGATCGTGGCGCTCGGCGACGGGGTCTCGGGGCGCGTGGCGATCGGCGCCTTCCAGACGGCGATCCGCGCCGTCGTCGCGCCCGCGCTCGCCCCGCTCGCCGACCGCTACCCCGGCGTCCAGCTCGACGTGCGTGAGTACGAGCCCGCCGAGGCCGTGCGCAAGCTGCGCGGAGGCGACCTCGACCTCGTCGTGCTGGAGCGCGACTCCGAGATGAAGAACCCCGCGCCGCGCGGGTCGCAGGACGTCATGCTGCTCGACGAGCCCTGGCGCCTGGTCATCCCGGCCGGCATGGCCGCCCCGGAGCACGTGGGCGACCTCGCCCGGTTGACGTTCGTGGCCTCCGACACCGGCACGGCCGCCGACCGCGCGTTGCAGCGCGTGGCGCACTCCCTGGGGACCACCATCGCCACGGTCCACTCGACCTACGACTTCGACACCACGCTCGCGCTCGTCGCCGCAGGTCAGGGCGTCGCGCTGCTGCCCGCGCTGGCCTTGGAGGCGATGGCGGTCAACGACTCCCTGCGCATCGTGCGACTGCCCGGGCTGGGCGAGCGGCAGCTCTTCGTGCGGCACCGCTCGTCGCGGCACGAGCCGGGCCCCGCGGTGCGCGCTGTCGTCGAGGTCATGACCGAGGTCGCCTCGCGCCTCCAACTCGCGTGA
- the gcvH gene encoding glycine cleavage system protein GcvH, whose amino-acid sequence MASYPDHLQYSREHEWVDPSSPAVVGITSHAADALGDVVYLELPQVGAEITAGEVIGEIESTKSVSELYAPVTGTVVEVNQAAIDDPAQVNADPFGAGWLLKVEVTAVGELLDAAAYAEFAG is encoded by the coding sequence ATGGCCAGCTACCCCGACCACCTGCAGTACTCGCGTGAGCACGAGTGGGTCGACCCGTCCTCGCCCGCTGTCGTGGGCATCACCTCGCACGCCGCCGATGCGCTCGGCGACGTCGTCTACCTGGAGCTGCCGCAGGTGGGCGCCGAGATCACCGCGGGCGAGGTCATCGGCGAGATCGAGTCGACCAAGTCGGTCTCGGAGCTGTACGCGCCCGTGACGGGCACGGTCGTCGAGGTCAACCAGGCGGCCATCGACGATCCCGCCCAGGTCAACGCCGACCCGTTCGGCGCCGGCTGGCTGCTCAAGGTCGAGGTGACCGCGGTCGGGGAGCTGCTTGACGCCGCGGCCTACGCCGAGTTTGCCGGCTGA
- the gcvP gene encoding aminomethyl-transferring glycine dehydrogenase: MTTSSPTPYDPDRFADRHVGVSDGQAMLAVLGYPSLDALVDAAVPAAIRTRRPLDLPAARTEAQVLADLRGLAAKNQVKRQMIGLGYYGTHTPAVIRRNVLESPAWYTAYTPYQPEISQGRLEALLTFQQVVEDLTGLEVAGASLLDEATAVAEAVALMWRASRATSGYVVLDADLFPQTLAVVRGRAEAIGLPVVVAALDGGLAAVLDGALPDGDLVGVVIAQTGASGRVLDAREVVAEAKERGALVTMATDPLALTMLASPGELGADVAVGSAQRFGVPLFYGGPHAAYIAVRKGLERQLPGRLVGVSVDADGATAYRLALSTREQHIRRERATSNICTAQALLAIVAAMYAVHHGPDGLRAIAQRTHAHAAALADALRAAGIAVEHEAFFDTVRAVVPGRAAAIVAAASEAGVNLYSPDADHVQIACDETTTPEDVAAVLAAFGAAPTTPSFTTPAGADLPPALLRRTPILTHPVFHQHRSETALLRYLRTLSDKDLALDRTMIPLGSCTMKLNAAAEMEAISWPGFADLHPYAPVEQALGYAALIATLEAQLAEITGYAAVSVQPNAGSQGEFAGLLAIRGYHRSRGEGRRDIVLIPASAHGTNAASAALAGLRVVVVATAADGAIDLGDLRAKLSEHGERVAAIMITYPSTHGVYEEHVREVCDHVHAAGGQVYIDGANLNALVGLARPAELGGDVSHLNLHKTFCIPHGGGGPGVGPVAVAAHLAPFLPASPVGVSTGSTAGEGSTAGEGATGGEGSTGGPVPAPVSAAPFGSAGILPISYAYVALMGPDGLTQATKAAVLSANYVAARLAPHYPTLYTGPHGLVAHECILDLRPLTAASGVTAEDVAKRLMDYGFHAPTLAFPVPGTLMVEPTESEDLAELDRFVAAMIAIRAEIDAVADGVWPADDNPLRGAPHTAAAVTADEWTHPYGRELAAYPVASSRAAKYWPPVRRIDAARGDRTLICACPPVESYATATS; the protein is encoded by the coding sequence GTGACCACCTCCTCGCCCACGCCCTACGACCCCGACCGCTTCGCCGACCGCCACGTCGGGGTCTCGGACGGCCAGGCGATGCTCGCCGTGCTCGGCTACCCCTCGCTCGACGCGCTCGTCGACGCCGCGGTGCCCGCAGCGATCCGCACGCGCCGCCCTCTCGACCTGCCCGCCGCGCGCACCGAGGCGCAGGTGTTGGCCGACCTGCGCGGGCTCGCGGCGAAGAACCAGGTCAAGCGGCAGATGATCGGCCTGGGCTACTACGGGACGCACACGCCCGCCGTCATCCGCCGCAATGTGCTCGAGTCCCCCGCCTGGTACACCGCCTACACGCCCTACCAGCCCGAGATCAGCCAGGGCCGCCTGGAGGCGCTGCTGACCTTCCAGCAGGTGGTCGAGGATCTGACCGGGCTCGAGGTCGCTGGGGCGTCGCTGCTCGACGAGGCCACCGCGGTCGCCGAGGCCGTCGCGCTCATGTGGCGCGCCTCGCGCGCGACGTCGGGCTACGTGGTGCTCGACGCCGACCTGTTCCCCCAGACCCTCGCCGTCGTGCGCGGCCGGGCCGAGGCGATCGGCCTGCCCGTGGTGGTCGCGGCGCTCGACGGCGGACTCGCCGCCGTGCTCGACGGCGCGCTGCCCGACGGCGACCTGGTCGGCGTCGTCATCGCCCAGACCGGGGCGAGCGGTCGCGTGCTCGACGCGCGCGAGGTCGTGGCCGAGGCCAAGGAGCGCGGCGCCCTGGTCACCATGGCGACCGACCCGCTCGCGCTGACGATGCTGGCCTCGCCCGGTGAGCTCGGCGCCGACGTCGCCGTGGGCTCGGCGCAGCGGTTCGGCGTCCCGCTGTTCTACGGCGGCCCGCACGCCGCCTACATCGCCGTGCGCAAGGGCCTGGAGCGCCAGCTCCCGGGTCGGCTGGTCGGCGTCTCGGTCGACGCCGACGGCGCGACGGCGTACCGCCTGGCCCTGTCGACGCGCGAGCAGCACATCCGCCGCGAGCGGGCGACCAGCAATATCTGCACCGCCCAGGCCCTGCTGGCGATCGTGGCCGCGATGTACGCCGTCCACCACGGCCCAGACGGCCTGCGCGCGATCGCGCAGCGCACGCACGCCCACGCGGCCGCGCTGGCCGACGCGCTGCGCGCCGCGGGGATCGCCGTCGAGCACGAGGCCTTCTTCGACACCGTGCGCGCCGTCGTGCCGGGCCGTGCCGCCGCGATCGTCGCGGCCGCGAGCGAGGCCGGAGTCAACCTGTACAGCCCTGATGCTGACCATGTACAGATCGCGTGCGACGAGACGACCACCCCCGAGGACGTCGCCGCGGTGCTCGCGGCGTTCGGCGCGGCGCCCACCACGCCGTCGTTCACCACGCCGGCCGGCGCGGACCTGCCGCCCGCGCTGCTGCGCCGCACGCCGATCCTGACGCACCCGGTCTTCCACCAGCACCGCTCGGAGACCGCGCTGCTGCGCTATCTGCGGACGCTGAGCGACAAGGACCTCGCGCTCGACCGCACCATGATCCCGCTCGGCTCATGCACCATGAAGCTCAACGCGGCGGCCGAGATGGAGGCCATCAGCTGGCCCGGCTTCGCCGACCTGCACCCGTACGCGCCCGTCGAGCAGGCGTTGGGCTACGCCGCGCTCATCGCGACGCTCGAAGCGCAGCTCGCCGAGATCACGGGGTACGCGGCGGTGTCGGTGCAGCCCAACGCCGGCTCGCAGGGCGAGTTCGCGGGGCTGCTCGCGATCAGGGGCTACCACCGCTCGCGCGGCGAGGGTCGCCGCGACATCGTGCTCATCCCGGCCTCCGCGCACGGCACCAACGCGGCGTCGGCGGCGCTCGCGGGGCTGCGGGTCGTCGTGGTGGCCACCGCCGCCGATGGCGCCATCGACCTCGGCGACCTGCGCGCGAAGCTCTCCGAGCACGGCGAGCGTGTGGCGGCCATCATGATCACCTACCCTTCGACGCACGGCGTCTACGAGGAGCACGTGCGCGAGGTCTGCGACCACGTACATGCGGCAGGTGGGCAGGTGTACATCGACGGGGCGAACCTCAATGCGCTCGTCGGCCTGGCCCGTCCCGCCGAGCTCGGCGGCGACGTCTCGCACCTGAACCTGCACAAGACGTTCTGCATCCCGCACGGTGGCGGCGGGCCCGGTGTCGGGCCGGTCGCGGTCGCGGCGCACCTGGCGCCGTTCCTGCCCGCCTCGCCCGTGGGGGTCTCGACAGGCTCGACCGCCGGGGAGGGCTCGACCGCCGGGGAGGGCGCGACCGGCGGGGAGGGCTCGACCGGCGGGCCGGTGCCCGCGCCGGTGAGCGCCGCGCCGTTCGGCTCGGCCGGCATCTTGCCCATCTCCTACGCCTACGTCGCCCTCATGGGCCCCGACGGGCTCACCCAGGCGACCAAGGCCGCCGTGCTGAGCGCGAACTACGTCGCCGCGCGCCTCGCGCCGCACTACCCCACGCTCTACACGGGCCCGCACGGCCTGGTCGCGCACGAGTGCATCCTCGACCTGCGGCCCCTGACGGCGGCGAGCGGCGTCACGGCCGAGGATGTGGCCAAGCGGCTCATGGACTACGGCTTCCACGCCCCGACGCTCGCGTTCCCTGTGCCGGGCACGCTCATGGTCGAGCCCACCGAGTCGGAGGACCTCGCCGAGCTGGACCGGTTCGTCGCGGCGATGATCGCGATCCGCGCGGAGATCGACGCCGTCGCGGACGGGGTCTGGCCCGCCGACGACAACCCCTTGCGGGGCGCCCCGCACACGGCGGCGGCGGTCACCGCCGACGAGTGGACCCACCCCTACGGGCGTGAGCTCGCCGCCTACCCCGTGGCGTCGTCGCGCGCAGCGAAGTACTGGCCCCCGGTGCGGCGCATCGACGCCGCACGGGGCGACCGCACGCTGATCTGCGCCTGCCCGCCCGTCGAGTCGTACGCGACGGCGACCTCATGA
- a CDS encoding (deoxy)nucleoside triphosphate pyrophosphohydrolase has protein sequence MTHQPGPDLDAPGAAVGARRLVVAAAIVDDVVAPSRLLAARRSRPSSLAGRWEFPGGKVDDGETPVGALHRELREELGVSVDLGPEVAGPDDDAWIITDRHVMRLWLARVTVGDPAPLVEHDDLRWLDAESLFTVDWLDGDVRIVAALAGLLTR, from the coding sequence ATGACGCACCAGCCCGGCCCCGATCTTGATGCGCCTGGTGCGGCGGTCGGCGCGCGTCGTCTGGTCGTCGCCGCGGCGATCGTCGACGACGTCGTCGCGCCCTCCCGCCTGCTGGCCGCGCGGCGCTCGCGGCCGTCGTCACTCGCAGGCCGCTGGGAGTTCCCGGGCGGCAAGGTCGACGACGGCGAGACTCCGGTCGGCGCGCTGCATCGCGAGCTGCGAGAGGAGCTCGGCGTGTCGGTCGACCTGGGCCCCGAGGTCGCCGGGCCCGACGACGACGCGTGGATCATCACCGACCGCCACGTCATGCGCCTGTGGCTCGCGCGCGTGACGGTGGGGGACCCGGCGCCCCTGGTCGAGCACGACGACCTGCGCTGGCTCGACGCCGAGAGCCTGTTCACCGTCGACTGGCTCGACGGCGACGTGCGGATCGTCGCGGCCCTGGCGGGGCTGCTGACGCGCTGA
- the gcvT gene encoding glycine cleavage system aminomethyltransferase GcvT: MADTSTPLAAEHRALGATMTGFGGWLMPLRYTSDLAEHRAVRSTAGLFDLSHMGEIHLEGPGAAAALDVALVGSATAIAVGRAKYSMICAEDGAVLDDLIVYRLADEHFLVVANAGNAPLVARELAARTHGFDVVTTDRSAATALIAVQGPRAERIVTALTDPADVAAVRALPYYAATRARLRVGEGAAALVARTGYTGEDGFELFVDVADAVGLWRAALAAGAEHGLAPAGLAARDSLRLEAGMPLYGHELDTTTTPFEAGLGRVVRLDKQDTAGRLVEFVGRAALAARKASPPARVLVGLRGEGRRSARAGYDVVRRGAEGSVGAKVGVVTSAAPSPTLGRPIAMAYVTPEVCAQGVELAVDVRGRAEPFVVVPLPFYRRATA, from the coding sequence ATGGCCGACACATCGACGCCCCTGGCAGCCGAGCACCGGGCGCTGGGCGCCACCATGACCGGGTTCGGCGGGTGGCTCATGCCGCTGCGCTACACCTCTGACCTGGCCGAACATCGCGCGGTGCGGTCCACGGCCGGGCTGTTCGACCTGTCCCACATGGGCGAGATCCATCTGGAGGGCCCAGGAGCGGCGGCCGCGCTCGACGTCGCGCTGGTGGGCAGCGCGACCGCGATCGCCGTCGGGCGGGCCAAGTACTCGATGATCTGCGCCGAGGACGGTGCGGTGCTCGACGACCTGATCGTGTACCGGCTCGCCGACGAGCACTTCCTCGTGGTCGCCAACGCCGGCAACGCCCCGCTCGTCGCGCGCGAGCTCGCGGCGCGCACCCACGGGTTCGACGTGGTGACGACCGACCGCTCCGCGGCCACGGCGCTCATCGCGGTGCAGGGCCCGCGCGCCGAGCGGATCGTCACCGCGCTCACCGACCCCGCCGACGTCGCCGCCGTGCGCGCGCTGCCGTACTACGCCGCGACGCGCGCGAGGCTGCGGGTGGGGGAGGGCGCCGCGGCGCTGGTGGCCCGCACGGGCTACACGGGCGAGGACGGCTTCGAGCTGTTCGTCGACGTCGCCGACGCCGTCGGGCTGTGGCGGGCCGCGCTCGCCGCGGGCGCCGAGCACGGGCTGGCGCCGGCCGGGCTCGCCGCGCGCGACTCGCTGCGCCTGGAGGCGGGCATGCCGTTGTACGGCCACGAGCTCGACACCACGACGACGCCGTTCGAGGCGGGGCTCGGCCGCGTGGTGCGCCTCGACAAGCAGGACACGGCGGGGCGCCTGGTCGAGTTCGTCGGACGCGCCGCGCTGGCGGCGCGCAAGGCCTCCCCGCCCGCCCGCGTCCTGGTGGGGCTGCGCGGCGAGGGGCGCCGCTCGGCGCGCGCCGGGTACGACGTCGTCAGGCGCGGCGCCGAGGGGTCGGTGGGCGCGAAGGTCGGCGTCGTGACGTCGGCGGCGCCGTCGCCCACCCTCGGGCGCCCGATCGCGATGGCGTACGTGACCCCGGAGGTCTGCGCGCAGGGCGTCGAGCTCGCCGTCGACGTGCGCGGGCGCGCCGAGCCGTTTGTCGTCGTCCCGCTGCCGTTCTACCGCCGCGCCACCGCGTGA
- a CDS encoding serpin family protein, with amino-acid sequence MRSSRRTARARAVAPALTLALALAVVAGACASDPDPQAGVTRAPGVEPRQVAPAGAAALDDVVEATRRVGVAMLAAAPEEANAVASPSSLAVALSMLADGARGGTLAQLEEVLGASGEQRRDAVAALRGALAEHDGDPAVVQDEELPEQPVVHLATQVVVDDQLTPSPQYLRTLADVYGAGVRRVDLGADTSALDDWVQHHSGGLIKKSAIEPDPDLRLVLQDAIVLAARWSSPFPQYATAPRPFTLADGSRIEAQTMAATLDVAYAEVDGWRAARLPYGDGALHADLLLPPGDPTVATPTLLADLDAALSAAAPQPVEVWLPTLDLQPDPLDLRASVAALGAPTVLDPTAADLTGLGTDDGGRRLYLGQAVQQAVFQVDEDGTRAAAVTELGVEAAGAPAIPTVELHLDRPFLIEVAHAETSWPLFLAAVRDPRH; translated from the coding sequence ATGAGGTCCTCCCGCCGCACCGCCCGTGCCCGAGCCGTCGCCCCTGCGCTCACCCTGGCGCTCGCGCTGGCCGTCGTGGCGGGCGCGTGCGCCTCAGACCCCGACCCGCAGGCGGGGGTCACACGCGCGCCCGGCGTCGAGCCCCGCCAGGTCGCGCCCGCGGGCGCCGCGGCGCTCGACGACGTCGTCGAGGCCACGCGCCGCGTCGGCGTCGCGATGCTGGCCGCGGCGCCCGAGGAGGCCAACGCGGTCGCCTCGCCGTCGAGCCTCGCCGTCGCGCTGTCGATGCTGGCCGACGGCGCCCGCGGCGGCACGCTCGCGCAGTTGGAGGAGGTCCTGGGCGCGAGCGGCGAGCAGCGGCGCGACGCCGTGGCCGCGCTGCGCGGCGCACTGGCGGAGCACGACGGCGACCCCGCCGTCGTCCAGGACGAGGAGCTGCCCGAGCAGCCGGTCGTGCACCTGGCCACCCAGGTCGTGGTCGACGACCAGCTCACGCCGTCGCCGCAGTACCTGCGCACGCTGGCCGACGTGTACGGCGCCGGGGTGCGGCGCGTCGACCTCGGCGCGGACACGTCCGCGCTCGACGACTGGGTCCAGCACCACTCGGGCGGCCTCATCAAGAAGTCGGCGATCGAGCCCGATCCCGACCTGCGGCTCGTGCTGCAGGACGCGATCGTGCTCGCGGCGCGCTGGAGCAGCCCGTTCCCCCAGTACGCCACCGCGCCCCGCCCCTTCACCCTGGCTGACGGCTCACGCATCGAGGCCCAGACCATGGCCGCGACGCTCGACGTCGCGTACGCCGAGGTCGACGGGTGGCGGGCCGCGCGGCTGCCGTACGGCGACGGGGCGCTGCACGCCGACCTGCTGCTGCCGCCGGGGGACCCCACCGTGGCGACCCCCACTCTGCTCGCGGACCTCGACGCGGCGCTGAGCGCGGCCGCGCCGCAGCCGGTCGAGGTGTGGCTGCCCACGCTCGACCTCCAACCCGACCCGCTCGACCTGCGTGCGAGCGTCGCCGCGCTCGGCGCGCCCACGGTGCTCGACCCCACCGCCGCCGACCTCACGGGTCTCGGGACCGACGACGGCGGGCGGCGCCTCTACCTCGGCCAGGCCGTGCAGCAGGCGGTCTTCCAGGTCGACGAGGACGGCACGCGCGCGGCCGCCGTGACAGAGCTGGGGGTGGAGGCGGCCGGCGCGCCGGCCATCCCGACGGTCGAGCTGCACCTGGACCGGCCGTTCCTCATCGAGGTCGCGCACGCCGAGACCTCGTGGCCGCTGTTCCTCGCCGCGGTGCGCGACCCTAGGCACTGA
- a CDS encoding LuxR C-terminal-related transcriptional regulator: MSIIELERTAPAASITPLTRREQVVLSNLSEDVTLEQIATKLFVTRNTVKSQVRSVYRKIGVSTRADAVAWARQAGIRTV, from the coding sequence ATGAGCATCATCGAACTGGAGCGCACGGCGCCCGCAGCGTCCATCACCCCTCTGACGCGCCGTGAGCAGGTCGTCCTGTCCAATCTGAGCGAGGACGTCACCCTGGAGCAGATCGCGACCAAGCTGTTCGTCACGCGTAACACCGTGAAGTCGCAGGTGCGCAGCGTCTACCGAAAGATCGGCGTGTCAACGCGGGCGGATGCCGTCGCGTGGGCCCGCCAGGCCGGGATCCGCACTGTCTGA
- a CDS encoding aminotransferase class I/II-fold pyridoxal phosphate-dependent enzyme, whose translation MKVSRRSHVPAFAVMEILAAANQRRAQGRDVLNLCAGEPSTGASDVVRARAIELLRAGDLGYTEALGVPALRDAIAGHYRRWYDVEVDPARIAVTTGSSGGFVLAFLAAFDVGDRVAVARPGYPAYKNILTALGCEVVELDCGPDTRYQPTVSQLMAAYYDGGLDGLLVASPANPTGTMIAPGELDAVARWCGEHDVRLISDEIYHGIAYGGDVHQASAAVYADLGAVVVNSFSKYWAMTGWRLGWLVLPTELVSPVSALAGNVALSPPALAQHAGIAALSPEGYEAAAANVERYAASRAALLARAPELGWDPVAPADGAFYLYGNIAATGLDAVTYCARLLEEADVALTPGADFDAVAGHEWVRLSFAAAPETVTRAADRIAAWQRTL comes from the coding sequence ATGAAGGTCTCGCGCCGCTCCCACGTCCCGGCCTTCGCGGTCATGGAGATCCTCGCCGCGGCCAACCAGCGGCGCGCGCAGGGCCGCGACGTGCTCAACCTGTGCGCCGGTGAGCCGTCCACGGGCGCGTCCGACGTCGTGCGTGCGCGCGCGATCGAACTGCTGCGCGCGGGCGACCTCGGCTACACCGAGGCGCTGGGCGTCCCGGCGCTGCGCGACGCGATCGCCGGGCACTACCGGCGCTGGTACGACGTCGAGGTCGACCCCGCGCGCATCGCCGTCACGACCGGGTCGAGCGGTGGGTTCGTGCTCGCGTTCCTCGCGGCCTTCGACGTCGGCGACCGCGTGGCGGTGGCCCGGCCGGGGTACCCGGCCTACAAGAACATCCTCACGGCGCTGGGCTGCGAGGTGGTCGAGCTCGACTGCGGGCCCGACACCCGCTACCAGCCCACCGTCTCGCAGCTCATGGCGGCCTACTACGACGGCGGGCTCGACGGGCTGCTGGTGGCGAGCCCCGCGAACCCGACCGGGACGATGATCGCGCCCGGGGAGCTCGACGCCGTCGCGCGCTGGTGCGGCGAGCACGACGTGCGGCTGATCAGCGACGAGATCTACCACGGCATCGCCTACGGCGGCGATGTCCATCAGGCGAGCGCCGCGGTGTACGCCGACCTGGGCGCCGTCGTCGTCAACTCGTTCTCGAAGTACTGGGCCATGACCGGGTGGCGGCTCGGCTGGCTGGTGCTCCCCACCGAGCTCGTCTCCCCCGTCAGCGCGCTCGCCGGGAACGTGGCCCTCTCGCCGCCCGCGCTGGCCCAGCACGCCGGGATCGCGGCGCTCAGCCCCGAGGGGTACGAGGCCGCCGCGGCGAACGTCGAGCGGTACGCGGCCTCGCGCGCGGCGCTGCTGGCGCGGGCGCCCGAGCTCGGCTGGGACCCCGTGGCGCCCGCGGACGGCGCGTTCTACCTGTACGGCAACATCGCGGCGACCGGGCTCGACGCGGTCACCTACTGCGCGCGGCTGCTCGAGGAGGCCGATGTGGCCCTCACTCCCGGCGCCGACTTCGACGCGGTCGCCGGGCACGAGTGGGTGCGCCTGTCGTTCGCGGCCGCGCCCGAGACGGTGACGCGCGCGGCGGACCGCATCGCCGCCTGGCAGCGCACCCTGTAG
- a CDS encoding DUF6328 family protein, whose product MDASDGRPETPEQRSDRNWSELLQELRVMQTGVQLLTGFLLTLPFQPRFADLSTPQRVGYLMLVVVAALTTGLAVAPVALHRALFRKHLKARLVTAADHMTRAALLLLAVLVAGVVALVFDVVVGTVAGAVTGGAAIVVLVGLWAVLPAVIRARREP is encoded by the coding sequence ATGGACGCCAGCGACGGCCGGCCCGAGACCCCGGAGCAGCGCTCTGACCGCAACTGGTCGGAGCTGCTGCAGGAGCTGCGCGTCATGCAGACCGGCGTGCAACTGCTCACCGGGTTCCTGCTGACGCTGCCGTTCCAGCCGCGGTTCGCGGACCTGTCCACCCCGCAGCGCGTCGGGTACCTGATGCTCGTGGTGGTCGCCGCGCTCACCACGGGCCTGGCGGTCGCGCCCGTGGCGTTGCACCGTGCGCTGTTCCGCAAGCACCTCAAGGCGCGGCTCGTGACGGCCGCCGATCACATGACGCGCGCGGCGCTGCTCCTGCTCGCCGTGCTGGTCGCGGGCGTGGTCGCGCTGGTCTTCGACGTCGTCGTCGGGACGGTGGCAGGTGCGGTGACCGGGGGTGCGGCCATCGTGGTGCTGGTCGGCCTGTGGGCCGTGCTGCCCGCGGTGATCCGCGCGCGCCGCGAGCCGTGA